GCTGTGCGTACCATAGTAATCACAATAGCGCCATTCCTAATTATTTTATCCCCCATTGACTGTTCCAGAGTCCGACCGGAGCGATCAGCCTCCCCAGTGGCGGGTGTACAGAAAGGCAAAAAGCGGGATCACTGAAACGTCGACGACTAGAACTACTCTCGATTGAAGAGGGCGGGAGTTCGCGTCTGCCGAACGGTGACAAAGCGGCTGATACGAGGCCGATTATTCAAACATACACGCCATATACAATGTATTATACAATGACTCTCTCGCTATCGACTCTCGGAGTCGATAATCGGTTGGCACTTCATCTGATCGGATCGATAAAATTCGGGTTGATAGAACAGACTTCGGATTAGAATACCACATAGGGGAGATCCGTTACTGGAGGCAAAATACCAGTGATGTCCATAGATTATCTCGTCTTGACTGAAGTGTGCATCCCATCGCGCGGTATGGTCAGGAACGCTTGAGACACGCCCATTAACACTGCTAACAAAGGACAGTGACTGGTAGGTGCGAAATTCGTGAGAGCAGAACCGAAGTAGCGACGATCATGGACTGAGTAGGGAACTGAGACCGTTCAAGCAGACAGAACTGACTACTGATCCCAACCCGGGGACGCACCTCCAATTATAACAACGGTACTTTTGTCATATTGCCGCTGATCATAGCGATAACAGCACCGTCGGGTGGGAAACTGCGAAAATAACGATGGTGCCGCCATCACAGTATCTACACGGTAATGAAACAGTTGTTATCCGTTGTAAATGAACTACTCAGTCGTACTGCACCGTGTTCATACTACTCCTGTAATGGCCTCGTATCCACTCGCACCTATTAGAATAGCTGCCTGTCAATTTAAAGCGCGTTTCAGTGGCAGAACCATGGTCCTAGCTCCGACGTTCGGAGCGTATTCGGGCCTCTTGGCACCCCAACGGGTGCGATTCGAGAGAAAGAAATGAAATGCGAGCCACCTCCATATTGATTCAGTTTTGCGAGAATCTTCGCCCATTGCGACCTATCGAGGGGGTTTTTGATAGTCTATCCACGCGTCAGCTTCCAATATTCACTGTCGCTCGCGCCTAGCTTTCGCCCGAAGAGGGCAATATCATCGAGTAGCGGATATCTATCTGCCAATTCGGCAGGCAAGAATAAAAGATATAAACCTTCATCTGTATGTGAACGGTATGCCAGCGAACGACACACGAACGGTCGGATCAGTACAGCGGACCTGTCGAATCATCGAAATCCTTCAGGCGAAGGGAGAGACGAGAATCACCGATCTGTCAGAAGAAGTCGAGTTCTCGAAGAGCACCGTCCACGGGCACCTCGCGACGCTCGTCAACGAGGGGCTGGTCGTCAAAGACGACCACACGTACCGTCTCAGCCTCCAGTTTCTGGATATCGCCGAATCACTCAAGAACCGGATAGCCGATCATAACATCGTCAGAGAGCGGGTTCGGGAACTCGCCGAAGAGACCGGCGAAGTCGTCCACTTCGGCGTGGAGGAGAACGGTCGCGTCGTGTACCTGGCCAAGTCCAAGGGGAATGCCGCTGTCCGGACCGAATCCAAAATCGGTAAACAGATGCCAATGCACTCGACCTCCCTCGGGAAGGCGATTCTTGCCGAGTTTCCTCGCGACAGGGTCGAATGTATCGTCCAGCAACAAGAGCTCGCCAAGCGGACGAAGAACACGCTCACGAACCTCGAATCGCTCCACGAGGATCTCGACACGATCGAAGAACGGGGCTATTCGATCGACGACGAGGAGAACATCCCCGGCGTCCGATGTATCGGGATCGCCGTCACTGTTCCCGAAGCAGACGTACTGGGCGCGCTCAGCATCTCTGGCCCGTCACAGAGGATAACAGACGACCGGATCGAGAACGAACTCCACGAACAACTCGCGCAGGCCGCAAACGTCATTGAGGTTAACTCGATGTATTCGTAGATTACACTGAGCCGATTCGTCTACTCGTCCGGTTTAGCTGCGCTGTTGCATCCGAAACGGCAAGCAGATAGCGTCGCTGGCTCAAAAACACTGACCGCCAGCCCTATGATGGTAAGTGATTTGGCTGGCAACAGGTATACCGTCTGGAAGCACGTCACGCTACACTTATGGCGAATTCACGTGGATGCGACCTTCCGCAATAGTCAACTGGGCGACCGATATGGATCGCGTGCGTGAGCGGTTGCAGTCGGCGCGATCAGCGTGCCCGGCGCCTTCAACGCTGTGGCGTCCGGTCGAACGTGTGAGGACGGACTCGATGGACGAGCATGCGGGGGTCGGATCATCAGATACGGACGCTAAAAGCGGCGGCCATGCTCGATGCAGTGCCGTGTGCCGTCCTCGACATCCACTGCTCGGCACACTGGCCCCACGATACATATGTGGGCCATCAGATAGCGCTGCGCAACACGACGAAAGTCGAGAGTCTCGCCGGCGACAAAGGCTATGACGGTCAATGGCTGCAGGACGCACTCGGTGCCAGCGGCGTCCGACTGGTGATTCGCCATCGGATGGTCGCTAGCTACGACCACGTCTGCACCGCACGGTTGGACAGCGAACTCTACAGGCAGCGCAACGTAACCGAGACCGCCTTCTCGGCAATCAGTCACCGGTACGGATCCGCTGCAGGCCACGCGTCTAGCCACTGATTTCGAGAACTGGTGCTCACCGCCGCGGTCTGCAACCTCGAACGCGTAATCAAACGATGCTCACTACGCCGTCACCGGATTCAACAGGGCGAACACGACCGGAGCACTGAACCAAAGACCTTTATCGTGACACCGACGGAGTACTCCATATGGCCCAGGAACAGACGTCTGTCTCCGAACGGGACTCGCTCCCGCTCCGAACCGGCCTCAGAACTAGGACGCTCTCCGACGATCGGCTCGCCTTCTGCCGGCAGGTCGGCGTCGAGGACGTCTTCCTCGATCACCGCGATCCGCGCGGGGACGTCTTCGAGGATGAGGGCAGCCACGACGACGAGACGCTCGTGATCGACGAGGGCGTGGTTCCCTCGGTCTCCGAACTGGTCCAGGCCCGCCGCCGCGCGGAGGACGCCGGGCTGCGGCTGATGGGCATCCAGTCGCTGAGCTACAACGTCTACGGCAAGATCATGCTCGGCAAGGAAGGCCAGGACCGACAGCTCGAGACGATCAAAGAGCTGATCCGCAACGTCGGGCAGGCCGACATTCCCATCCTCGGGTACCAGTGGAACCCCCGCGGGGTCGTCCCGATGCGGACCTCCCAGTCCGTGCGGCTGCGCGGCGACGCGCGCGGCCGCGCGTTCGACATCGACGACATCGACGAGCCCTACGAGCAGGCCCCCGAAGTCAAGCGCAAGTACACCGAGCAAGAGCTGTGGGACAACTACGAGCGCTTCCTCGAGGAGGTCCTCCCCGTCGCCGAAGAGGCCGGCGTCCGGCTGGCGCTGCACCCGGCCGATCCGCCGACGGTCGAACAGCTCGGCGGGATCCCCCGACTGTTCCGCAACGTCGAGGCCTTCGAGCGGGCGATGGAGCTCGTCCCCAGCGACAACCACGGCCTCAAGCTCTGTCTCGGGTGCTTCTCGGAGATGCCCGAGACCGACGTCACGGACGTGATCGAACGCTTCGGCGAGAGCGACGACATCGTCTTCGTCCACTTCCGCGACGTCATCGGGACGTGGCCGAGTTTCACGGAGACGTTCGTCGACGACGAGGGGAGCAACTTCGATCCCCTGGCGGCGATCGAAGCCCTGCAGGACGTCGGCTTCGACGGCGTCGTGGTCCCCGACCACGTCCCGGACGTCGTCGGCGACACCGAGTGGGGCCACCGGTCGCGGGCGCACGCCGTCTCCTACCTCAACGGCCTCATGGCGTGCTCTCGTCGCCACCGGGACGGAGACTGATCGGAGCCGTCCAGTCGCTGTCCGGACTCTGGTAGTCGTTGGCGGGACTCATATCGGAAGATTATTTTCGCTGTCTGCGGACCACTGATGCATGAATGTTCTGGTCACCGGGGCGTACGGTCGGTGCGGTACCGCGATCATCGACCACCTCGAGGACGACTCGGAC
This region of Halomicrobium urmianum genomic DNA includes:
- a CDS encoding IclR family transcriptional regulator yields the protein MPANDTRTVGSVQRTCRIIEILQAKGETRITDLSEEVEFSKSTVHGHLATLVNEGLVVKDDHTYRLSLQFLDIAESLKNRIADHNIVRERVRELAEETGEVVHFGVEENGRVVYLAKSKGNAAVRTESKIGKQMPMHSTSLGKAILAEFPRDRVECIVQQQELAKRTKNTLTNLESLHEDLDTIEERGYSIDDEENIPGVRCIGIAVTVPEADVLGALSISGPSQRITDDRIENELHEQLAQAANVIEVNSMYS
- a CDS encoding mannonate dehydratase — encoded protein: MAQEQTSVSERDSLPLRTGLRTRTLSDDRLAFCRQVGVEDVFLDHRDPRGDVFEDEGSHDDETLVIDEGVVPSVSELVQARRRAEDAGLRLMGIQSLSYNVYGKIMLGKEGQDRQLETIKELIRNVGQADIPILGYQWNPRGVVPMRTSQSVRLRGDARGRAFDIDDIDEPYEQAPEVKRKYTEQELWDNYERFLEEVLPVAEEAGVRLALHPADPPTVEQLGGIPRLFRNVEAFERAMELVPSDNHGLKLCLGCFSEMPETDVTDVIERFGESDDIVFVHFRDVIGTWPSFTETFVDDEGSNFDPLAAIEALQDVGFDGVVVPDHVPDVVGDTEWGHRSRAHAVSYLNGLMACSRRHRDGD